The Larus michahellis chromosome 12, bLarMic1.1, whole genome shotgun sequence genome contains a region encoding:
- the LOC141750235 gene encoding uncharacterized protein LOC141750235, whose protein sequence is MAAPGPASLQRRLQSSQEARHRQAVLVRKLQAKVLQYRTRCRELEQQLEAGAGCLPGRWEGTEALEKALLQVKEEQQRCEDLAEANSLLREHLEKADEVNSALKEDVGKLTVDWMRAREELEAKEREWRQERELYENYFRGDRDRLLGLWHQMVTFRRHFLEMKAATNRDLSELKAEQMRLSGSVMANCSRLNCSVMSFQAKGELEKKELQDRLKDLVALEEKHCLLQHELLVAREALEESHLERDVLKEEKHELRVALEKAEQSVAELTGARNELSAELADLRVATANMSCINEALALDKVQLNKLVLQLEEENDALLCKVDEMERAKISAQEKLSLCRRTTKELCAEKAHLEQLLKKAEEQQEELRVELGVLAEEKEEAQEKLLEVSRQQESSRSGLEQLRQESSRQGHALAEVCAEKELLVREKAALEVRLAAMERERQGLSEQLAEARSGKETVECSLLEAQQHLSELEITRSHLETQLHAVVQAKEVIQGESLPFLVSPCPGKVV, encoded by the exons atggcggcgccgggcccggcctccctgcagcgccggctgcagagctcgcaggaggcgcggcaccggcaagcggtgctggtgcggaagctgcaggcgaag GTCCTGCAGTACCGGACCCGCTgccgagagctggagcagcagctggaagcaggagcg ggatgcctcccaggcaggtgggaaggcacagaggccctggagaaagccctgcttcaggtgaaagaggagcagcaaag GTGCGAGGATCTGGCCGAAGCAAACAGTCTGCTGCGGGAGCACCTGGAGAAAGCGGACGAGGTGAATTCAGCCCTCAAAGAAGACGTTGGAAAGCTGACGGTGGATTGGATGAGGgcgcgggaggagctggaagcgaaGGAGCGCGAATGGCGCCAGGAACGTGAG CTCTACGAGAACTACTTCAGGGGTGACCGTGACCGTCTGCTCGGGCTGTGGCATCAGATGGTCACCTTCCGCCgtcatttcctggaaatgaaggCTGCCACGAACCG agatttgtcagagctgaaggcagagcaaatgAGGCTTTCTGGGTCTGTAATGGCAAACTGCTCCCGTCTAAACTGCAGCGTGATGTCCTTCCAAGCcaagggggagctggagaagaaggagcttcaggacag aCTGAAGGACTTAGTGGCACTTGAAGAGAAACACTGCTTGTTACAGCATGAGTTGTTAGTTGCGAGAGAGGCGCTGGAGGAATCGCACCTtgagagggatgtgctgaaggaagagaagcatgagCTTAGAGTGGCCCTGGAGAAG GCCGAGCAGTCGGTGGCAGAGCTGACAGGGGCTCGGAATGAGCTGAGTGCTGAACTTGCCGATCTACGTGTTGCAACAGCAAACATGAGCTGTATCAATGAAGCTCTTGCTTTGGACAAAGTGCAACTGAACAAACTTgtgctgcag ctggaggaagagaatgACGCTCTCTTGTGTAAAGTGGATGAGATGGAGAGAGCAAAGatctctgcccaggagaagctgagcttgtgTAGAAGAACAACCAAagagctctgtgcagagaaagcccacctggagcagctgctgaagaaagcagaggagcaacaagaggagctgcgggtagagctgggggtcctggcagaggagaaggaagaagcccaagagaaactccttgag GTTTCCCGCCAGCAAGAGTCGTCTCGCAGTGGCCTGGAGCAGTTGCGCCAGGAGTCCTCTCGCCAAGGGCACGCACTGGCCGAGGTGTGCGCAGAGAAGGAATTGCTGGTGcgggagaaggctgccctggaggtgcGACTGGCAGCCATGGAGCGGGAGAGACAAGGCCTttcggagcagctggcagaggccag gtcagggaaggagaccgtggaatgcagcctgttggaggctcagcagcacttgtCTGAGCTGGAGATCACCAGGAGTCATCTTGAAACCCAGCTTCACGCGGTGGTGCAGGCCAAGGAGGTGATCCAAGGTGAGAGCCTCCCGTTTCTGGTGAGCCCGTGCCCGGGGAAGGTGgtatga